In Chryseobacterium camelliae, one DNA window encodes the following:
- a CDS encoding PepSY-associated TM helix domain-containing protein gives MRKKHLHKKKPSWGKRWSAKLHLWLGLSVGSIIFIVSLTGTLYVFKDEIHDVMRKEAMYVKAETITPAPLSIEVLKGKISSEIREKVPISSVEIYLDKNRSYEFLYYERNKKAWNYFDEVKVNKLVYVNQYTGEILGVYNEKYDLFPILKAIHWSLLLPTDWGKYVVGIPTVLFIIMLITGIVLWWPKNKNARKSRFSFSWKNVKGWKRKNYDLHNILGFYASFIALIVSLTGIYFAYPWVKNAFNYSLSGTAELPKDKEIKSPDSLTARKEYLFDLTAQQTQKLYGTSSSFRISLNGKNKKGKELKNIPVTVYGEDGRYAIRHQLVFDRYSGKILSNKPHHTLTNAEQYAHANYDIHTGSYFGLLGKILWFATGLICTSLPVTGFLVWQGKQKKQRKKNQ, from the coding sequence ATGAGAAAAAAACATCTTCATAAAAAGAAACCTTCATGGGGCAAACGATGGTCTGCAAAGCTGCATCTGTGGCTGGGCCTTTCTGTGGGTAGTATTATTTTCATCGTTTCGCTTACAGGAACCCTGTATGTTTTTAAAGACGAAATTCATGATGTCATGAGAAAGGAGGCCATGTATGTGAAAGCGGAAACCATAACTCCGGCTCCTCTATCCATTGAAGTACTGAAGGGCAAAATTTCATCGGAAATCCGTGAAAAAGTTCCCATTAGTTCCGTAGAGATTTACCTGGATAAAAACCGCTCTTACGAATTCCTGTATTATGAAAGAAATAAAAAAGCATGGAACTATTTTGATGAGGTAAAAGTCAATAAGCTGGTCTATGTCAATCAGTATACCGGAGAGATCCTGGGGGTGTACAATGAAAAATATGACCTCTTCCCTATCCTGAAAGCCATCCACTGGAGTTTGCTCCTTCCCACAGACTGGGGTAAATATGTGGTGGGGATCCCGACTGTACTCTTCATCATCATGCTGATCACCGGGATTGTATTATGGTGGCCAAAGAACAAAAATGCCAGGAAATCACGCTTCAGCTTCAGCTGGAAAAACGTAAAGGGCTGGAAGCGGAAAAATTATGACCTTCACAATATTTTAGGGTTTTATGCCTCATTCATTGCCCTTATTGTGAGCTTAACCGGGATTTATTTTGCTTACCCATGGGTAAAGAATGCATTTAACTATTCCCTCTCCGGAACTGCAGAACTTCCGAAAGACAAAGAGATTAAATCCCCGGACTCGCTGACAGCAAGAAAAGAATATCTATTTGACCTTACTGCCCAGCAAACTCAGAAATTATACGGAACATCCTCCAGCTTCAGAATTTCGCTCAACGGAAAAAACAAAAAGGGCAAGGAGCTGAAAAATATTCCGGTAACCGTCTATGGTGAAGACGGCAGGTATGCTATCAGGCACCAGCTGGTTTTTGATCGGTATTCAGGAAAAATATTATCCAACAAACCTCACCATACCTTAACCAACGCAGAACAGTATGCCCATGCCAATTATGATATCCATACAGGATCGTATTTCGGGCTCTTGGGTAAGATCCTCTGGTTTGCCACAGGACTGATCTGCACCTCACTGCCTGTTACCGGATTTCTGGTATGGCAGGGCAAACAAAAAAAACAAAGAAAAAAGAATCAATGA
- a CDS encoding TonB-dependent siderophore receptor, translating to MRKITIAAAFLATTLAWAQNNDTIKSNDIEEVVVNGKYYKKYVEKEGSSSMRLDEELIKIPQNISIITNRALEDQQVTTMSDGVLRNVAGAQRLEHWGDMYTRVNMRGSRAAAFMNGVNVTSNWGPLSEDMSFVDHIEFIKGPSGFLMSNGEPSGIYNIVTKKPTGQSLNGSARVTLGSFNMYRGETDIDTKITNKVAFRLNLMAQNRNSFRDYEFNDRYIINPSLKVNLTDKTTLTAEYIYQKAKMSEVGSAYVFSYDGYATRPVSYTATDPSIEPTKVDNNTVNINLQHKFNENWKLTSQLTYVNEYTMGSNLWPSSFVGNYMIRRLGYWEADNTMKFGQIFLNGYAKTGIVSHKILAGLDLGSKKYMADWSQGYNLDKYNATDDYSAPADYRYWYNLNTNNYDINTGAYYGYNNTQAFVSFDGTTKTLTERAGTGSMLNQNYTGLYLQDELGFLEDRLRLTLAARYTTVKESNYGTKMEADKITPRVGISYSIDQNLSVYGLYDQSFVPQAAIFRDGSTVKPITGNNMEVGVKKDWLGGKWNTTLSVYNIIKNNATTNDPTNTGNEQFSILLGKTRVQGVEFDLKGEIVKGFNAIFNYAFTENKVTESNDPVNNPVGMRVPGYAKHTANGWLNYTFTGGTLEGFGVSFGGTYLGDRSTWNWANTGTQKNMGDYVKFDAGLSWEDTKFRVGLNVFNVFNRYLYSGSPYGNYYYYQAEAPRNFRLSIGYKF from the coding sequence ATGAGAAAAATTACAATAGCCGCTGCATTTCTTGCAACGACTCTGGCATGGGCCCAAAACAATGACACCATTAAATCGAATGACATCGAAGAAGTTGTTGTAAATGGCAAATACTATAAAAAATACGTTGAAAAAGAAGGTTCTTCCTCCATGCGACTGGATGAGGAACTGATTAAAATTCCTCAGAATATTTCCATCATTACCAACAGGGCACTGGAAGATCAGCAGGTAACCACTATGAGTGACGGTGTGCTGAGAAACGTAGCCGGAGCACAAAGGCTGGAACACTGGGGAGATATGTATACCAGGGTCAATATGAGAGGTTCAAGGGCAGCTGCTTTCATGAACGGAGTCAACGTTACGTCCAACTGGGGACCGTTAAGCGAAGATATGTCTTTTGTAGACCATATTGAATTCATCAAGGGACCGTCAGGATTCCTGATGTCCAACGGGGAACCGAGCGGGATTTATAATATCGTTACCAAAAAACCGACCGGGCAGTCCCTGAATGGTTCCGCAAGGGTAACCCTCGGCAGCTTCAACATGTATCGCGGTGAAACGGACATTGATACCAAAATCACCAATAAAGTGGCATTCAGGCTGAACCTGATGGCACAGAACAGAAACAGCTTCAGGGATTATGAATTCAATGACCGCTATATCATCAATCCTTCCCTTAAAGTAAATCTTACGGATAAAACTACTTTAACGGCTGAGTACATTTATCAGAAAGCTAAAATGTCTGAAGTAGGCTCTGCCTATGTTTTCAGCTATGACGGATATGCTACCCGGCCGGTATCATACACCGCGACCGATCCGAGCATTGAACCTACCAAAGTGGACAATAATACGGTGAACATCAATTTGCAGCACAAATTCAATGAGAACTGGAAACTGACATCCCAGCTGACCTACGTGAATGAATACACCATGGGGAGCAACCTCTGGCCAAGTAGCTTCGTCGGAAACTACATGATACGCCGCCTGGGCTACTGGGAAGCAGATAATACGATGAAATTCGGACAGATTTTCCTGAACGGATATGCTAAGACGGGCATCGTTTCCCATAAAATCTTAGCCGGACTGGATTTAGGAAGCAAAAAATACATGGCAGACTGGTCCCAGGGATATAATCTGGACAAATACAATGCTACTGACGATTATAGTGCGCCCGCTGATTACAGATACTGGTATAATCTGAATACCAATAATTACGATATCAATACGGGAGCCTATTACGGTTACAATAATACCCAGGCCTTCGTTTCTTTTGACGGAACGACTAAAACGCTTACAGAAAGAGCCGGGACAGGCAGCATGCTGAATCAGAACTATACTGGTTTATACTTACAGGATGAACTCGGTTTTCTGGAAGACCGTCTAAGGCTGACTCTTGCTGCACGATATACTACTGTGAAGGAAAGCAATTACGGGACTAAGATGGAAGCCGATAAAATAACACCTCGGGTGGGGATCAGCTATTCCATAGATCAAAACCTGTCTGTTTATGGTTTATATGATCAGTCATTTGTGCCGCAGGCAGCCATTTTCAGGGATGGCAGTACCGTAAAACCAATTACGGGGAACAATATGGAAGTGGGTGTGAAAAAAGACTGGCTCGGAGGAAAGTGGAACACTACTTTATCCGTATATAATATCATTAAAAATAATGCAACCACCAATGACCCTACCAATACAGGGAATGAACAATTCTCTATCCTGCTTGGAAAAACAAGGGTACAGGGAGTAGAGTTTGATCTGAAAGGGGAAATTGTAAAAGGATTCAATGCTATTTTTAATTATGCCTTTACCGAGAATAAAGTGACAGAGTCTAATGACCCTGTAAACAATCCTGTAGGGATGAGAGTTCCCGGGTACGCTAAGCATACCGCCAACGGATGGCTTAATTATACATTCACAGGGGGGACCCTTGAAGGTTTCGGTGTTTCTTTCGGAGGGACGTACCTGGGTGACAGAAGCACCTGGAACTGGGCCAACACCGGGACACAGAAGAATATGGGCGATTATGTAAAATTTGATGCCGGCCTTTCCTGGGAGGATACTAAGTTCAGGGTAGGCTTAAATGTATTCAATGTATTTAACCGGTACCTGTATTCAGGCTCACCATACGGAAACTACTACTATTATCAGGCAGAAGCTCCGAGAAACTTCAGGTTATCCATCGGATATAAATTCTAA